In Candidatus Promineifilum breve, one genomic interval encodes:
- a CDS encoding class I SAM-dependent methyltransferase: MSDMDPTQRFSARADNYARYRPGYPADVVACLRDECGLTPQWFVADVGSGTGILTRLFLDNGNPVFAVEPNEAMRRAAERELADYAGFVSVNGQAEATTLAAHSVDLVAAGQAFHWFDGPASRVEFGRILRPGGIVALVWNARAYEGDPLMAAYEGVLAAHGLGYHAVNHRSHAGDLTALFTNGHTFRAFSHARYIDFATLWGGFLSASYAPLPGDARYEPMHDALRAAFDAHQRDGQVAFRYDTHLYFGRLD; the protein is encoded by the coding sequence ATGAGCGACATGGATCCCACCCAACGATTTTCGGCGCGGGCCGACAACTATGCCCGCTACCGGCCGGGCTATCCGGCGGACGTAGTGGCCTGCCTGCGGGACGAGTGCGGCCTCACTCCGCAATGGTTTGTGGCCGACGTCGGTTCGGGCACGGGCATCCTGACGCGGCTGTTCCTGGACAACGGCAACCCCGTTTTCGCCGTGGAGCCCAACGAGGCGATGCGGCGCGCGGCCGAACGGGAACTGGCCGATTACGCCGGCTTTGTCAGCGTCAATGGGCAGGCCGAGGCGACGACCCTGGCCGCCCACAGCGTCGATCTGGTGGCGGCCGGGCAGGCGTTCCACTGGTTTGACGGCCCGGCCAGCCGGGTGGAGTTCGGGCGCATCCTGCGACCGGGCGGCATCGTGGCCTTGGTGTGGAACGCACGGGCCTACGAGGGCGACCCGCTGATGGCCGCCTATGAGGGGGTGCTGGCGGCGCATGGCCTGGGCTACCATGCCGTGAATCATCGCAGCCACGCCGGCGATCTGACGGCTCTATTCACGAATGGCCACACCTTTCGCGCCTTCAGCCACGCTCGTTACATCGATTTCGCGACGCTATGGGGCGGCTTCCTCTCGGCCTCCTACGCCCCACTGCCGGGCGATGCGCGCTACGAGCCGATGCACGACGCGTTGCGCGCGGCCTTTGACGCCCACCAGCGCGATGGGCAGGTTGCCTTCCGCTATGATACGCATCTCTATTTCGGTCGCCTAGACTAA
- a CDS encoding DUF456 domain-containing protein, whose translation MENIGYALGGGLVILAFIIGLFGVFLPILPGLIIIWLAALFYAAFVVGFDVFSPWVFVLITLIGLVAGTANFWLSALGAKTTGASWRTLIVGFIGAIAGTFFIPIPLLGTILGYAGGLILAEYVRLREWRPALKAAVGGVVGWGVSTGVELIGALLMILLVVTQVPR comes from the coding sequence ATGGAAAATATTGGTTATGCTCTGGGCGGTGGCCTGGTCATCCTGGCCTTCATCATTGGCCTCTTTGGCGTTTTCCTGCCGATTCTCCCCGGCCTCATCATCATCTGGCTGGCCGCGCTCTTCTACGCCGCGTTCGTCGTCGGCTTTGATGTCTTTTCGCCCTGGGTGTTCGTCCTCATCACACTCATCGGCCTCGTCGCCGGCACGGCCAACTTCTGGCTGTCCGCCCTGGGGGCCAAGACGACCGGCGCGTCGTGGCGCACGCTCATTGTCGGCTTCATCGGGGCCATCGCCGGCACCTTTTTCATCCCCATCCCGTTGCTGGGGACGATTCTGGGCTACGCTGGAGGATTGATATTGGCCGAGTACGTCCGGCTGAGGGAATGGCGGCCGGCACTGAAGGCCGCCGTGGGCGGGGTGGTCGGCTGGGGCGTCAGCACGGGCGTGGAACTGATCGGCGCGCTATTGATGATCTTGCTGGTCGTCACCCAGGTGCCGCGCTAA
- a CDS encoding VOC family protein: MINGIHHVQITIAPLDEAAARAFYCDVLGLAEIEKPDSLKVRGGFWVQVGDRQLHVGTEEGVDRARTKAHIAYQVDDLAQWRERLAAAGVMALESIPIPGHDRFECRDPFGNRLEFIQAL, translated from the coding sequence ATGATTAACGGCATTCACCACGTACAAATCACCATCGCCCCGCTTGACGAGGCGGCGGCGCGCGCGTTCTATTGTGACGTGCTGGGCCTGGCGGAAATCGAGAAGCCGGATTCGCTGAAAGTGCGCGGCGGCTTCTGGGTGCAGGTGGGCGACCGGCAACTCCACGTCGGCACCGAGGAGGGCGTTGACCGCGCCCGGACGAAGGCCCACATCGCCTATCAGGTGGACGACCTGGCGCAGTGGCGCGAGCGGCTGGCGGCGGCCGGCGTTATGGCGCTGGAAAGCATCCCCATCCCCGGCCACGACCGCTTCGAGTGCCGCGACCCGTTCGGCAACCGTCTGGAGTTTATTCAAGCCCTATGA
- a CDS encoding MFS transporter, with amino-acid sequence MNENNRLSGMRGFTVIWFGQLVSMLGTGMTNFALSFYIFQKTGQATALTIAIFCFVAPSIILSPLAGALVDRSNRKLVIILTDLAAGFVTLAWLVILATSGDLELWQIYLGNIITGAFNSLQFPAFSAAVSLMIPKAQFSRAAGMLDFAGAASNILAPAFAGALLGPIGLVGIMLIDVVTFVVAIVGVAIVRMPQPEPEEIPAGGQRPSLWQDSLYGFRYIRQRPSLLGLQFAFTALNFISAFGAIIATPMILARTANNAGSLAVVESIAAFGGVAGGLLMSTWGGPKRKVKGVLLGMSAESILGPVVIGLSRAVPGWAIGSFLSQFFIPIINGSNQAIWQSKVPPAVQGRVFATRRMIAQISFPVAVLFAGPLADRVFEPVMNSGGVFAALFGPLVGTGAGAGMSLMVLFSGLLGIAVGLIGYSIPAVRNVETILPDFDATPVVPAATAAEAAP; translated from the coding sequence TTGAACGAAAACAATCGTCTGTCGGGGATGCGCGGTTTCACGGTCATCTGGTTCGGCCAACTGGTGTCGATGCTGGGCACGGGGATGACCAACTTCGCCCTGTCGTTCTACATCTTCCAAAAGACGGGGCAAGCCACGGCCCTCACCATCGCCATCTTCTGCTTCGTCGCCCCCAGCATCATCCTCAGTCCGCTGGCCGGGGCGCTGGTGGATCGCTCGAACCGCAAGCTGGTCATCATCCTGACCGACCTGGCGGCGGGGTTCGTCACGCTGGCCTGGCTGGTCATCCTGGCGACGTCGGGCGATCTGGAATTGTGGCAGATCTATCTGGGCAACATCATCACCGGGGCGTTCAACTCGCTGCAATTCCCGGCGTTTTCGGCGGCCGTGTCGTTGATGATCCCCAAGGCGCAATTCAGCCGCGCGGCGGGGATGCTCGACTTTGCCGGGGCAGCGTCGAATATTCTGGCCCCGGCCTTTGCCGGGGCGCTGTTGGGGCCGATCGGGCTGGTGGGCATCATGCTCATCGACGTGGTCACCTTTGTGGTGGCGATTGTGGGCGTGGCAATCGTCCGTATGCCCCAACCCGAGCCGGAGGAAATCCCGGCCGGCGGCCAACGGCCCAGCCTATGGCAGGATTCGCTGTACGGTTTTCGCTACATCAGGCAGCGGCCGAGCCTGCTGGGATTGCAATTCGCCTTCACGGCGCTCAACTTCATCTCGGCCTTTGGGGCGATCATCGCTACACCGATGATCCTGGCCCGGACGGCCAACAACGCCGGGTCGCTGGCAGTAGTGGAATCCATCGCGGCCTTCGGGGGCGTGGCCGGCGGGCTGCTCATGAGTACGTGGGGCGGGCCAAAGCGCAAGGTAAAGGGGGTGCTGTTGGGCATGTCGGCCGAGAGCATCCTGGGGCCGGTGGTCATCGGCCTGTCGCGCGCCGTACCCGGTTGGGCCATCGGTAGCTTTCTGTCGCAGTTCTTCATCCCCATCATCAATGGCTCCAATCAGGCCATCTGGCAATCGAAAGTGCCGCCGGCGGTGCAGGGCCGGGTGTTCGCCACGCGGCGGATGATCGCCCAGATCAGCTTTCCGGTGGCGGTGCTGTTCGCCGGGCCGCTGGCCGACCGTGTCTTCGAGCCGGTCATGAATTCCGGCGGCGTTTTCGCGGCGCTTTTCGGCCCCCTGGTGGGCACGGGGGCAGGCGCGGGGATGAGTTTGATGGTATTATTCAGTGGACTATTGGGCATCGCCGTCGGCCTGATCGGCTACTCGATCCCGGCCGTGCGAAACGTCGAGACCATTTTGCCCGACTTCGACGCCACGCCCGTGGTTCCGGCGGCGACCGCCGCGGAAGCCGCCCCATGA